The following are from one region of the Rhinoraja longicauda isolate Sanriku21f chromosome 3, sRhiLon1.1, whole genome shotgun sequence genome:
- the LOC144592005 gene encoding fructose-1,6-bisphosphatase 1-like yields the protein MADRAPFDTNLITVTRFVLEEGRKAKGTGELNQLLSALCTAVKAISSAVRKAGIANLYGLSGSKVNVTGDEVKKLDILSNDMVINMLKSSFSTCVLVSEEEKNAIIVDPDRRGKYIVCFDPLDGSSNIDCLGSIGTIFAIYRKTTDCQPNEKDALQSGRNIVAAGYALYGSATMLVFSAGNGVNCFMLDPAIGEFILVDKNVTMKKKGKIYSINEGYSKYFDPAVIEYIKKKKFPQDGSAPYSARYIGSMVADVHRTLMYGGIFLYPANTKSPKGKLRLLYEGNPMAYIIEQAGGMATTGTKNVLDIVPESIHQREPIVLGSRDDVQEYLDHVKQFSQCA from the exons ATGGCAGACCGGGCTCCCTTTGACACCAACTTGATCACTGTGACCCGCTTCGTGCTGGAGGAGGGCAGAAAGGCGAAAGGCACCGGGGAATTGAACCAGCTTCTCAGCGCTCTCTGCACTGCTGTCAAGGCGATCTCGTCGGCAGTCAGGAAAGCGGGCATCGCCAACCT ATATGGACTTTCCGGAAGCAAAGTTAATGTAACAGGAGATGAGGTGAAGAAGCTCGATATACTTTCTAACGACATGGTAATAAACATGTTGAAGTCCTCCTTCAGTACATGCGTCCTTGTatctgaagaagaaaaaaatgccATCATTGTGGATCCAGACAGACGG GGAAAgtacattgtctgctttgatccacTAGATGGCTCTTCCAATATTGACTGTCTTGGTTCCATTGGAACAATttttgctatttatagaaag ACCACTGATTGCCAACCAAATGAGAAAGATGCTTTGCAGTCCGGTCGTAACATCGTGGCAGCGGGTTATGCATTGTATGGcagtgccaccatgctggtgtttTCAGCCGGAAATGGGGTGAACTGCTTCATGCTGGATCCA GCTATTGGTGAATTCATTTTGGTCGACAAGAATGTGACCATGAAGAAGAAAGGGAAAATTTACAGCATTAACGAAGGCTACTCAAAGTACTTCGATCCTGCAGTTATAGAGTACATCAAGAAAAAGAAATTTCCACAG GATGGTAGTGCTCCCTACAGTGCAAGATATATTGGCTCCATGGTAGCAGATGTTCATAGGACTCTGATGTATGGAGGAATCTTTTTGTACCCAGCCAATACAAAAAGTCCCAAAGGAAAG CTTCGACTTTTGTACGAGGGCAATCCCATGGCGTACATCATAGAGCAAGCAGGAGGTATGGCCACCACAGGTACGAAGAATGTGCTGGACATTGTACCTGAATCCATTCACCAGAGGGAACCAATTGTATTGGGATCCAGAGATGACGTTCAAGAGTACCTCGACCATGTAAAACAATTTTCTCAATGTGCCTAG